The Mesobacillus jeotgali genome window below encodes:
- the hcp gene encoding hydroxylamine reductase encodes MFCYQCEQTPTGGCKVVGVCGKDETIASLQDTMIFALKGIAAYRTHANQLGFTDPFVDATTHEALYMTLTNSNFNVQEHIDMAMKVGQSAVRVMEMLDEAHTSRLGIPQPVKVSQNKIEGKAIVVTGHNLFALEELLKQTEGKGINIYTHSEMLPAHGYPALKKYPHLKGNIGKAWFDQRRLFEKFPGAILATTNCVMPIKGSYADRMFTYEVAGLENVRKIENDDFSMLIERALELPEANMESEETLVTGFHHETVIGLAPEVIEAVKAGKIKRFFVIAGCDAPGKGGEYYRELATSLPPEAVILTTSCGKFRFNDVDYGVVPGTNIPRYLDLGQCNNSVSTVKIAKALADAFECDVNELPVSIVLSWFEQKAVAILLGLFSLGIQDIRIGPKPPEFISDGVMEVLQDTFNLKLITTAQEDMETMMGLSKTK; translated from the coding sequence ATGTTTTGTTACCAATGTGAACAAACGCCGACAGGAGGATGTAAGGTTGTTGGTGTTTGCGGAAAAGATGAAACAATCGCAAGTCTTCAGGACACAATGATTTTTGCTTTGAAGGGAATCGCAGCATATAGAACACATGCAAATCAGCTTGGCTTCACAGATCCATTTGTTGACGCTACAACCCATGAAGCATTATATATGACATTAACGAACTCGAACTTTAATGTTCAAGAACATATCGATATGGCAATGAAGGTTGGCCAGTCAGCTGTACGTGTGATGGAAATGCTTGATGAAGCACACACGAGCCGCCTTGGAATTCCGCAGCCTGTGAAGGTAAGCCAGAATAAGATCGAAGGGAAGGCAATCGTCGTCACAGGACATAACCTGTTCGCACTGGAAGAATTGCTTAAACAAACAGAAGGTAAGGGAATCAACATTTATACTCACTCCGAGATGCTCCCGGCCCATGGCTATCCAGCATTGAAAAAGTATCCTCATCTTAAGGGGAATATCGGAAAAGCCTGGTTTGACCAGCGCCGACTGTTTGAAAAGTTCCCAGGGGCAATCCTGGCTACGACAAACTGTGTCATGCCAATCAAAGGTTCATATGCAGACCGTATGTTTACATATGAAGTAGCAGGCCTTGAAAATGTAAGGAAAATTGAAAATGATGATTTCTCAATGCTGATTGAAAGAGCATTGGAATTGCCTGAAGCAAATATGGAATCAGAAGAAACATTAGTGACAGGATTCCATCACGAAACAGTGATCGGCCTTGCCCCAGAGGTCATTGAAGCTGTTAAGGCCGGCAAGATCAAGCGCTTCTTCGTCATTGCGGGCTGTGACGCACCAGGTAAAGGCGGCGAATATTACCGTGAGCTTGCAACATCTCTGCCTCCTGAAGCTGTGATCCTGACTACTTCATGCGGTAAATTCCGTTTCAATGATGTAGATTATGGTGTAGTCCCAGGAACAAATATCCCTAGATACCTGGATCTTGGTCAGTGTAATAACTCTGTATCCACTGTGAAAATTGCGAAGGCTCTTGCTGATGCGTTTGAATGTGACGTTAATGAACTGCCTGTAAGCATCGTACTTTCTTGGTTCGAGCAAAAAGCTGTTGCAATCCTGCTTGGATTATTCAGTCTTGGAATCCAGGATATCCGCATTGGACCAAAGCCGCCAGAATTCATTTCTGATGGAGTGATGGAAGTACTTCAGGATACATTCAATCTGAAGCTGATCACCACTGCACAAGAAGATATGGAAACAATGATGGGATTAAGCAAAACTAAATAA
- a CDS encoding Hsp20/alpha crystallin family protein — MATNHPDRPKKHEALEQWFKSMNQLMQEKPVKGILQSIDDFFRQPFPHSPFNIALNETEKEYIVKAELPGVKRDQISINIINNSLTILVNQTDVTSEINDIARSEKHMASTRRLSRTIPFSVPVNERRTRASYRDGLLEVKVAKKQGKKIDILDQDE; from the coding sequence ATGGCAACCAACCATCCTGACCGCCCAAAAAAACATGAGGCCCTTGAACAATGGTTCAAATCTATGAATCAACTGATGCAAGAGAAGCCGGTAAAAGGTATATTGCAAAGCATTGATGATTTTTTCAGACAGCCCTTTCCACATTCCCCTTTCAATATAGCTTTAAATGAAACAGAAAAAGAGTATATTGTGAAAGCGGAATTGCCAGGAGTAAAAAGAGACCAAATCTCCATCAATATCATCAATAACTCCCTGACGATATTAGTCAACCAAACTGACGTCACTTCAGAAATCAACGATATCGCCAGATCAGAAAAGCACATGGCTTCGACACGGCGGTTAAGCAGGACAATTCCCTTTTCTGTTCCTGTCAATGAAAGAAGAACCCGCGCTTCCTACCGAGATGGACTGCTTGAAGTCAAGGTCGCAAAAAAGCAAGGCAAGAAAATTGATATATTAGATCAGGATGAATGA
- a CDS encoding YppG family protein — protein MFGRRNKTNSHHPQWWENQHYPDPNFIYGNHQDMNRQQPLPQQYNPSYWNAMPGNWQNPYMQQENPVNSYTGQGSPVNPYMQQGNSYWNQVNPMAGNKNDYSKMLFQNPLEPEGDPIYGYYNPQADYQNFNPYPQYAFMPKQSTGLQSIMNSFKSQDGNLDVNKMVDTAGQMMNAVTQVSSLVKGLGGMFKV, from the coding sequence ATGTTTGGCCGCAGAAATAAGACGAATTCCCATCATCCACAATGGTGGGAAAATCAACATTACCCGGATCCAAATTTTATATATGGGAATCATCAAGATATGAACCGGCAGCAACCGCTCCCTCAGCAATATAACCCTTCATATTGGAACGCGATGCCAGGAAACTGGCAAAACCCATATATGCAGCAGGAGAACCCGGTGAATTCATATACAGGGCAGGGAAGTCCGGTGAATCCCTATATGCAGCAGGGAAATTCCTATTGGAACCAAGTTAATCCAATGGCTGGGAATAAAAATGACTATTCAAAAATGCTTTTCCAAAATCCGCTTGAACCTGAGGGTGACCCTATTTATGGCTACTATAACCCTCAAGCAGACTATCAGAATTTCAATCCATATCCTCAATATGCGTTCATGCCGAAGCAGTCAACTGGTCTGCAATCGATCATGAACTCGTTTAAAAGCCAGGATGGCAACCTGGATGTCAACAAAATGGTGGATACAGCCGGTCAGATGATGAATGCAGTGACCCAGGTTTCTTCGCTGGTCAAAGGACTTGGGGGGATGTTCAAGGTTTAG
- a CDS encoding YppF family protein produces the protein MNVHELKTLFAETKAYTPEHVNELLDFTKKSYIQNEITILEYRNLVRELELQGAVIPEEQKEISI, from the coding sequence ATGAACGTTCACGAACTGAAAACTCTATTTGCCGAGACAAAAGCATATACTCCGGAACATGTAAATGAATTGCTTGATTTCACTAAAAAATCGTATATTCAGAATGAAATTACCATTTTAGAATACCGGAACCTGGTTCGTGAGCTGGAATTGCAAGGTGCCGTCATCCCTGAAGAACAGAAAGAAATATCCATTTAA